TCGTCGCGCGGTTTCGCTGTTCGCGCATCGGGACTGGAACGACGTCGATTCTCCGATCGGCGAGCAACTCGAGGAACTCGTCGGGCACGGCCTCCGGGTACACCAGCGCGAGCTCGGGCGCGACCATCGAGAACACGAGCGCGAGGTGGGTCTGACCGGTACTCTCCGTACTCCCGAAAATCGGCACTTCGACGACGTCGATGTCGTAGGTCTCGAGCAGCGTGCGGACCTGCCGGATGCCTTCGGCGTTGGTCGTCCGGGAGCGTCCGATCGCGACGGTCTCTTCGTCGACCCAGACGACGTTTCCGGCCTCGAAACTGCCGGAGCCGTGCACCGAGTGGTAGATCGGGGTACCGAGTTCGACGCACCGCTCCGTGATACGGCGTTCCTCGCCGCGGCGCGTTTCCTCGACCATCTTCCCGATGCAGATTCCGCCCTCGACGGCGAAGGCGACGTCGCGGACGAACAACGACTCCGCGAGCTGTTCCGGGACGTCGCCGAGGTAGTGGACCTCGACCCCGCTGGCCTCGAGTTCGTCGACGAGCGCCTCGTGTTCCTCCGCGACTTTCTTCTGGCGGGGGAGCCCGTCCCAGTTCCACGCGTCGGGGTCAACGACCGTGTTGAACTCGGGGCCCGGCTCGTGGACGAGCACGCGCTCGAGCCGACCGACTTCCGAGCGAACGGAGGGGGAGAGGTTCCACATCTGGCTCATCGGTCGTCGTTCAAGTCCAGCGCGTGTTCTTCTTTGACGTTCCGGAGTGCGACGTCCGTCGACGTCTCGATGACGCCCTCGTAGCTCCCGATCTGTCGGAGCAGGTCGGTGAGTTCGTCTCGCTCGCTGACCCGCACTTTCAACTGCAGGTCGGCGTCGCCGGTGATCTCGTGAATCTCCTGGATCTCGGACTCCTCGACGAGCCGCTCCGCGACTTCCGAGAATCGTCCCGGCTCCGTACTGACGCGAACGAACGCGACGTGATTTATCCCGAGCAGTTCGGGATCGAGCACCGCCCGATACTCCCGGATGTATCCCTCCGACTCCAGTCGATTCGCGCGTTCGTGGATCGTCGCCGATCCCATGTCGAGACGTCGGGCGATCTCGGAGAGCGCCGTCCGTCCGTCGGCCTGTAGAATTTTCAGGATCTTCCGGTCTACCTCGTCGAGCTCCATACCGACCCCATTCGGCTCGCGCGTCCTGTGTGTTTTCATGTGTTGAAATTTTCCTGCTACCGCATTCTCGAGGGAGTAGTATAACGTTTGTCAAACGTGCAGCTGTGTGAAAATATTGTCGGAAAATCGCCCCCACTGCCAAAACTTATTTGACCCGCGGCGGAAGAGTGATCGAGAAAGACACCCATGGGAACTGAGCACAGTATCGATCGCGGCGAGTCGACGGCGGTCCACCGGGCAGTTCGGGCGGTTCGCCGGAATCGGTGGACTGGACTCATCGTGAATATCACGCCGAGCGCGTTCTGGTTGATCGTCTTCTTCCTGATCCCGCTGGGCGTGATGTTCTACTACAGTTTCGGCCAGCGCGGCGCGTTCGGAGAAGTTCTGCTGGGTGCGGAACATCTGGGACTCCAGCAGTACGAACTCTTCTTCGTGCCGCCGGACGCGTCGGTCCCGGAAGCGATCTGGTGGACGGTTGCCTGGATCATCGAGGGATTGACGCCGGTCGAACTCGGACTCGCGGCCGGCGAGCCGACGCCGTACGTCCAGCTGACGATCAAGAGCATCGGTTACGGGCTCCTCGCCACCCTCGTCTCGCTCGCCATCGGGTATCCGGTGGCGTACTACATCGCCCACGTAGCGCCCGCCCGGTACCAGAACCTGCTGTTGATCCTCGTGATTCTGCCGTTCTGGGCCTCGTTCCTCGTTCGCGTCTACGCGATACAGATCCTGCTGTCGCGAAACAGCATCCTCACGACCGCGCTCGGGATCCTGCCGTTTTACGAGACCGGACAGTCGTTGATGAACACCCAGTTCGCGGTGTTGCTAGGATTGACCTACATCTGGATTCCGTTCATGATCCTGCCCGTCTACGCCAGCATCGAACAGATCGACTTCACCCTCCAGGAGGCGGCGATGGACCTCGGCGCCGACCGGTTCGAGGCGTTTCGGCGCGTGATCTTTCCGTTGTCGATGCCCGGCGTCGTCGCCGGGAGTATTCTCGTCTTCATCCCGACGGCCGGAGCGTTCGTCATCCCGGAACTGCTCGGGGGGCCCCGCAGCCAGATGATCGGGAACTTCATCGCCAACCAGTTCGGTGCCGCCGGAAACTGGCCGCTCGGAGCCGCCGCGTCGTTCGTTCTCATGGGAATCATGCTCGCCGCGATCGGAATCTACCAGCGGTACGGGGAGAGTGATCTGGCATGAGTCTCGCCGACGACCCCTCGCTCTGGCAACGCGTGCGCCGGGTTCGATCCCGGATCTTCGAACACGGCACCGTGGTGCTCGCCTTCCAGGCGCTGCTCGTCTACCTGTTCCTGTACGTTCCGATCGCCGTCGTCATCGCGCTCTCGTTCAACGACTCGCGGTACGCCGTCGTCTGGCAAGGGTTCACGACGGAGTGGTACGAAGCCTTGCTCACCGGCGAGACCGTCGCCAGAGTGAATCCCGCCGCAGCGTTTCAGTCGCTCGTGTACTCTATCGAGATCGCCATCGTCACCGTACTGGTGAGCACTGTCTTCGGAACGATGCTGGCGTTCGCACTGGATCGGTACGAGTTCCCGGGTAAGGGGCTGTTCATCGGACTCGTCTATATGCCGATCATCATTCCGAGTATCGTGATGGGGATCTCGCTGCTGTTGTTCTTCAACATTATCGGAATGAGCCTCGGCATCGGGACCGCAATGATCGCACACATCGCGTTCGGCATCAGCTTCGTCGCGGTCGTGGTCGCCGCCAGGCTCCAGACGTTCGATCGAACGCTCGAGGAGGCGGCGAAGGACCTCGGCGCGAACGAACTGGAGACGTTCCGGTACGTCACCTTCCCCCTGATCAAACCCGGCATAATCGCCGGTGCACTGCTCGCGTTCGCGATGAGCTTCGACGACTTCGTCGTGACGTTTTTCGTCATCGGACGGGAGAACACGCTTCCAATTTTCTTCTTCGCGATGGTCAGACAGGGCATCTCACCGGGTGTCAACGTCATCGCGTCGCTCATTATCGTCGCGACGCTCCTTCTCGTCGCGCTCGCGCAGTGGATCGAGGGCCCGATATGGTAACATAAATTCTTAGACTCCTCGAAGCTTTCACCATAATATTCCTCAGTAAGGCCCGATTTTGCCGAAAGGAATAAGGTTGGGAGTGATGAACACGCATAGTATGCACCGAGATAGACGGACCGTTTTGAAATCTACCGGAGCACTCGCGACGGTCGGACTCACCGGTCTCGCCGGCTGCCTCGGGGGCGACGACGACGAAACGGGCGGTACCGACGTCGATACCGACGAACTCGAGGACAGTCTGAGCGTCTTTCAGTGGGGGGACTACTGGCCCGACGGCTTCGTCCAGTCGTTCGAGGACGAACACGACGTCGACGTCAGCGTTTCGAACTTCGCGTCGAACGAGGAGATGTTCAACAGCCTGCAAGCGGGTGGCACCGACCAGTACGACCTCATTTTCCCGAGCGACTACATGGTCAACGTCCTCCACGAACAGGACATGATCCAGCCGCTCGACCTCGACGCGATTCCGAACTTCGAGAACCTCTCGGAGATGTTCCGGGACGCGCCGTACGATCCGGGGGAAGAGCGACACTCCGCACCGTACCAGTGGGGGACCTCCGGTATCGGCTGGAACGAGAACATGATCGGCGAGGTCGACATTACCTCCTGGGACGCCCTCTGGGACGAGGAGTGGGCTGGCCAGATCACGATGCTCAACGATATGCGCGAGACGATCGGCGCTGCGCTCAAGCGACTGGGGTACTCGTTGAACACGACCGACGAGGGGGAGATCGAGGAGGCCAAAGAGCTCCTCATCGAGCAGAAAGACCTCCTTCGGACGTACGACTCGAGCAACTTCGAGACGAACCTGGTCAACGAGCAGAACAGTCCCGTCCACGCCTGGTCCGGCGGCGTCTTCGCCGCACTCTGGGAGACGTACGACGAGGACGAGGACTACTCTCCGATCAACTACGCCATCCCCGAAGAGGGAAGCGTCGTCTGGGTCGACACGGCTGCCGTCACGGCAGAGGCTCAGCACCCGAACGCCGCCCACGCGTTCATCGACTACTTCCTCGACGCCGAGAACGGCGCCGAGATCACCAACTACACCTACTACGGAAGCCCGAACGAGGCCGCCGAGGAACACATCGCCGACGAGATCCTCGAGGACGAAGCGATCTACCCGGACGACGAGACGATGGAGAACCTCGAGTTCATCGAGAACATCGGCGAGGCGACGCAAACGTACGACCAGGCGTGGACCGAAATCCAAAACGCGTGAACGAATGAGTCAGTACGAC
This DNA window, taken from Natronococcus sp. CG52, encodes the following:
- a CDS encoding polyamine ABC transporter substrate-binding protein, encoding MKSTGALATVGLTGLAGCLGGDDDETGGTDVDTDELEDSLSVFQWGDYWPDGFVQSFEDEHDVDVSVSNFASNEEMFNSLQAGGTDQYDLIFPSDYMVNVLHEQDMIQPLDLDAIPNFENLSEMFRDAPYDPGEERHSAPYQWGTSGIGWNENMIGEVDITSWDALWDEEWAGQITMLNDMRETIGAALKRLGYSLNTTDEGEIEEAKELLIEQKDLLRTYDSSNFETNLVNEQNSPVHAWSGGVFAALWETYDEDEDYSPINYAIPEEGSVVWVDTAAVTAEAQHPNAAHAFIDYFLDAENGAEITNYTYYGSPNEAAEEHIADEILEDEAIYPDDETMENLEFIENIGEATQTYDQAWTEIQNA
- a CDS encoding ABC transporter permease, whose product is MSLADDPSLWQRVRRVRSRIFEHGTVVLAFQALLVYLFLYVPIAVVIALSFNDSRYAVVWQGFTTEWYEALLTGETVARVNPAAAFQSLVYSIEIAIVTVLVSTVFGTMLAFALDRYEFPGKGLFIGLVYMPIIIPSIVMGISLLLFFNIIGMSLGIGTAMIAHIAFGISFVAVVVAARLQTFDRTLEEAAKDLGANELETFRYVTFPLIKPGIIAGALLAFAMSFDDFVVTFFVIGRENTLPIFFFAMVRQGISPGVNVIASLIIVATLLLVALAQWIEGPIW
- a CDS encoding Lrp/AsnC family transcriptional regulator; this translates as MELDEVDRKILKILQADGRTALSEIARRLDMGSATIHERANRLESEGYIREYRAVLDPELLGINHVAFVRVSTEPGRFSEVAERLVEESEIQEIHEITGDADLQLKVRVSERDELTDLLRQIGSYEGVIETSTDVALRNVKEEHALDLNDDR
- a CDS encoding ABC transporter permease; the encoded protein is MGTEHSIDRGESTAVHRAVRAVRRNRWTGLIVNITPSAFWLIVFFLIPLGVMFYYSFGQRGAFGEVLLGAEHLGLQQYELFFVPPDASVPEAIWWTVAWIIEGLTPVELGLAAGEPTPYVQLTIKSIGYGLLATLVSLAIGYPVAYYIAHVAPARYQNLLLILVILPFWASFLVRVYAIQILLSRNSILTTALGILPFYETGQSLMNTQFAVLLGLTYIWIPFMILPVYASIEQIDFTLQEAAMDLGADRFEAFRRVIFPLSMPGVVAGSILVFIPTAGAFVIPELLGGPRSQMIGNFIANQFGAAGNWPLGAAASFVLMGIMLAAIGIYQRYGESDLA
- a CDS encoding dimethylarginine dimethylaminohydrolase family protein, yielding MSQMWNLSPSVRSEVGRLERVLVHEPGPEFNTVVDPDAWNWDGLPRQKKVAEEHEALVDELEASGVEVHYLGDVPEQLAESLFVRDVAFAVEGGICIGKMVEETRRGEERRITERCVELGTPIYHSVHGSGSFEAGNVVWVDEETVAIGRSRTTNAEGIRQVRTLLETYDIDVVEVPIFGSTESTGQTHLALVFSMVAPELALVYPEAVPDEFLELLADRRIDVVPVPMREQRNRATSTIVVEPGSVLLPAGNQTVRSALHDRGIDVTELSIRETKKAGGGLKGLVLPLERALLE